The following coding sequences lie in one Mycobacterium gordonae genomic window:
- a CDS encoding precorrin-2 C(20)-methyltransferase has product MTGTLWGVGLGPGDPELVTVKAARLIGEADVVAYHSARHGRSIARGIAEPYLRPGQIEEHLVYPVTTETTDHPGGYSGALEDFYVAATERIAAHLAAGRDVALLAEGDPLFYSSYMHLHTRLTQRFKAVIVPGVTSVSAASAAVATPLVAGDEVLSVLPGTLPVAELTRRLADADAAVILKLGRSYRNVREALSASGQLDDTFYVERASTPGQRVLPAAEVDETGVPYFSLAMLPGGRRRSGVAGTVAVVGLGPGGTEWMTPQSRRELAGATDLIGYAGYLDRVPVRDGQRRHASDNTDEPARARLACSLAEQGNAVAVVSSGDPGVFAMATAVLEEAKQWPDVQVRVIPAMTAAQAVASRVGAPLGHDYAVISLSDRLKPWDVIAARLSAAAAADLVLAVYNPASKSRTWQVGAMRDLLLGHREPGTPVVIGRNVSGPDEEVRVVRLADLNPADVDMRCLLIIGSSQTQWHASDSGDRVFTPRRYPG; this is encoded by the coding sequence ATGACGGGCACGTTATGGGGGGTCGGGCTGGGGCCCGGTGATCCGGAGCTGGTGACCGTCAAGGCCGCCCGGCTCATCGGCGAAGCGGACGTGGTCGCCTACCATAGCGCCCGTCACGGCCGCAGCATCGCGCGCGGCATTGCCGAACCGTATCTACGGCCGGGTCAGATCGAGGAGCACCTGGTGTACCCGGTGACCACCGAGACGACCGACCATCCCGGCGGTTATTCCGGTGCGCTCGAGGACTTCTACGTCGCAGCCACCGAACGAATCGCCGCACACCTGGCCGCCGGTCGCGACGTGGCACTGTTGGCCGAGGGTGACCCGCTGTTCTACAGCTCCTACATGCATCTGCACACCCGCCTAACGCAGCGATTCAAAGCCGTGATCGTCCCGGGCGTGACGTCGGTGAGCGCCGCCTCAGCCGCTGTCGCCACTCCCCTGGTGGCCGGCGACGAGGTGCTCTCGGTGTTGCCGGGCACGCTGCCGGTAGCCGAGTTGACTCGCCGGCTTGCCGATGCCGACGCCGCGGTCATCCTCAAACTCGGCCGTTCCTATCGCAATGTACGCGAAGCGCTTTCGGCTAGCGGGCAGCTCGATGACACGTTCTACGTGGAGCGGGCGAGCACCCCGGGCCAGCGCGTACTGCCCGCCGCCGAGGTCGACGAGACCGGCGTGCCGTACTTTTCGTTGGCCATGCTGCCGGGTGGACGGCGCCGATCGGGGGTTGCCGGCACGGTTGCCGTGGTGGGTCTCGGGCCCGGCGGCACAGAGTGGATGACACCGCAGAGCCGACGCGAACTCGCCGGGGCAACAGACCTGATCGGCTACGCCGGGTATCTGGATCGGGTTCCGGTGCGCGACGGGCAACGCCGTCACGCCAGCGACAACACCGACGAACCGGCCCGGGCCCGGCTGGCGTGTTCGCTGGCCGAGCAGGGGAACGCCGTGGCGGTGGTGTCCTCCGGCGACCCGGGCGTGTTCGCGATGGCCACCGCGGTGTTGGAGGAGGCCAAACAGTGGCCGGATGTGCAGGTTCGGGTGATACCGGCGATGACGGCCGCTCAGGCGGTGGCCAGCCGGGTGGGCGCGCCGCTAGGGCACGACTATGCGGTGATCTCGCTGTCGGACCGGCTCAAGCCGTGGGACGTCATCGCCGCGCGCCTGTCGGCTGCGGCGGCCGCCGATTTGGTGCTAGCTGTGTACAACCCGGCATCGAAGTCGCGGACCTGGCAGGTGGGCGCGATGCGGGATCTGCTGCTGGGCCATCGCGAACCGGGCACGCCGGTGGTGATCGGCCGCAACGTGTCCGGACCGGATGAGGAGGTGCGGGTGGTGCGGCTGGCCGACCTGAACCCCGCCGATGTTGACATGCGCTGCCTGCTGATCATCGGTTCGTCCCAGACCCAGTGGCATGCAAGCGATTCCGGTGATCGGGTGTTCACGCCGCGACGCTATCCGGGCTAG
- the bla gene encoding class A beta-lactamase, producing the protein MLAVAALLPLAGCSPSGADKHAAASTSTSVQPRDLSAQFAPLERRYGGRVGVYVPASGTTAPIAHRADERFAFCSTFKAPLAAAVLHQYPLAHLDMTVSFTKADINSTSPVTEQHVDTGMTVGQLCDAAVRYSDGTAANLLLTQVGGPAGFTDYLRSLGDNTSRLDQLEPELNRDPPNDERDTTTPQAIAVVVRQLVLGDALPPDKRTMLTDWMARNTTGAKRIRAAFPADWKVIDKTGSGDYGRANDVGVVWSPAGVPHVVAIYTDIIGGGYDAQPNEAFVADAARIVATALQS; encoded by the coding sequence ATGCTGGCAGTGGCGGCACTGTTGCCGTTGGCCGGCTGTTCTCCGTCGGGCGCTGACAAACACGCCGCGGCATCGACATCCACGTCGGTGCAGCCGCGGGACCTGTCGGCACAGTTCGCCCCGCTGGAGCGGCGTTACGGTGGCCGGGTGGGCGTGTATGTGCCTGCCAGCGGCACGACGGCACCGATTGCCCACCGGGCCGACGAGCGGTTCGCGTTCTGCTCCACGTTCAAGGCGCCGTTGGCGGCCGCGGTGTTGCACCAGTATCCGCTCGCCCATCTCGACATGACGGTCAGTTTCACCAAAGCGGACATCAACTCGACCTCACCGGTGACCGAGCAGCATGTCGACACCGGAATGACCGTCGGACAGTTGTGCGACGCTGCCGTCCGCTACAGCGACGGCACCGCGGCCAACCTGTTGCTCACGCAGGTCGGCGGACCTGCGGGGTTCACCGATTACCTGCGCAGCCTGGGCGACAACACCAGTCGGCTGGACCAGCTCGAGCCCGAACTCAATCGAGACCCGCCGAACGACGAGCGCGACACGACCACTCCGCAGGCAATCGCCGTTGTGGTCCGGCAACTCGTCCTCGGCGACGCACTACCGCCCGACAAGCGGACGATGCTGACCGATTGGATGGCCCGCAACACCACCGGTGCCAAGCGGATCCGCGCCGCGTTTCCCGCCGACTGGAAGGTGATCGACAAGACCGGTTCGGGCGACTATGGACGGGCCAATGATGTCGGCGTGGTGTGGTCGCCGGCCGGTGTGCCGCACGTCGTCGCGATCTACACCGACATCATCGGCGGCGGATACGACGCACAACCCAACGAGGCGTTCGTCGCCGACGCCGCACGCATCGTGGCCACGGCTTTGCAGAGCTAG
- a CDS encoding cobalt-precorrin-6A reductase, which yields MRVLLLGGTAEGRALAKALHPQFDIVSSLAGRVPDPALPVGPVRIGGFGGIDGLRRWLQDERIEAVVDATHPFAATMTAHAVQVCAALHIPHLVLVRPPWDPAAATVVASDLDAAKEVAQQRYSRIFLTTGRSGVSVFADSDAWFLIRAVTAPEDQVMPRHHQLLLSRGPYAYDDELRLLEAHRIDALVTKNSGGEMTRGKVDAATALHVPVIMVARPPLPQGARTVDTVAAAARWVTEIR from the coding sequence ATGCGGGTGCTGCTGCTCGGCGGCACCGCTGAGGGGCGGGCGCTGGCAAAAGCCCTTCATCCTCAATTCGACATCGTCAGCTCGCTGGCCGGCCGAGTCCCCGACCCCGCCTTGCCGGTGGGTCCGGTGCGTATCGGCGGATTCGGTGGAATCGACGGGCTGCGCCGGTGGTTGCAGGACGAACGCATCGAGGCCGTCGTCGACGCCACCCATCCGTTCGCGGCAACCATGACCGCCCACGCCGTGCAAGTGTGCGCCGCACTGCATATTCCGCATCTGGTGCTGGTCCGCCCGCCGTGGGACCCGGCCGCGGCCACAGTCGTTGCTTCAGACCTGGACGCCGCGAAAGAAGTAGCGCAGCAGCGTTATTCGCGGATTTTCCTGACTACCGGACGCTCTGGGGTGAGCGTATTCGCCGACAGCGATGCGTGGTTTCTGATCCGCGCCGTCACCGCACCAGAAGACCAAGTCATGCCACGTCACCACCAACTCCTGTTGTCCCGTGGACCCTATGCATACGACGACGAGCTGAGGTTGCTTGAGGCGCACCGCATCGACGCGCTGGTCACTAAGAACAGCGGCGGTGAGATGACCCGCGGCAAGGTGGATGCCGCTACGGCACTTCATGTTCCGGTGATCATGGTGGCCCGACCCCCGCTGCCGCAGGGAGCCAGGACGGTCGACACCGTGGCCGCAGCTGCACGCTGGGTCACCGAAATCCGCTGA
- the cobM gene encoding precorrin-4 C(11)-methyltransferase — translation MTVYFIGAGPGAADLITVRGHRLLQRCRVCLYAGSIMPKDLLAQCASDAKIVDTGPLTLDEIITELAQADAAGHDVARLHSGDLSLYSALAEQCRRLDVLGIDYEIVPGVTAFSAAAAALKRELTVPGVAQTVTLTRVSTLSTPMPPGEDLTVLARSGATLVLYLAAAQIDNIVPKLLGGGYGPETPTAVVAFASWPQEIVLRGTLADIPGQMREAKVTKTAVIIVGDVLGAEGFTDSYLYSIARRRGGAH, via the coding sequence GTGACGGTTTACTTCATCGGTGCCGGCCCGGGCGCCGCCGATCTGATCACCGTGCGCGGCCACCGGCTCCTGCAGCGCTGCCGGGTGTGTCTCTACGCGGGCTCCATCATGCCCAAAGACCTGCTCGCGCAATGCGCCTCCGATGCCAAGATCGTCGACACCGGGCCCCTGACGTTAGATGAGATCATCACCGAGCTCGCCCAAGCCGACGCGGCCGGCCACGACGTGGCGCGGTTACACTCCGGCGACCTGTCGCTCTACAGCGCACTCGCCGAACAGTGCCGGCGCCTGGACGTCTTGGGTATCGACTATGAGATCGTGCCGGGGGTAACGGCTTTCTCCGCCGCAGCCGCCGCGCTGAAACGGGAACTCACCGTCCCCGGCGTTGCGCAGACTGTCACCCTGACCAGGGTGTCGACCCTGTCCACCCCGATGCCGCCCGGCGAAGACCTCACCGTGCTCGCCCGATCCGGTGCCACCCTCGTCCTGTACCTGGCCGCTGCGCAGATCGACAATATCGTTCCCAAGCTGCTTGGTGGCGGCTACGGCCCCGAAACACCTACAGCTGTAGTGGCTTTCGCGAGCTGGCCGCAGGAGATCGTGCTGCGCGGCACCTTGGCAGATATCCCCGGGCAGATGCGCGAGGCGAAGGTCACCAAGACTGCCGTCATCATCGTCGGTGACGTGCTCGGCGCCGAAGGGTTCACCGACAGTTATCTGTACTCGATCGCACGGCGGCGGGGAGGCGCACACTGA
- the cbiE gene encoding precorrin-6y C5,15-methyltransferase (decarboxylating) subunit CbiE, which produces MIIVVGIGADGTPGLSAASKSELRSATVIYGSKRQLELVDDTIEAPRREWPSPMLPALQALSADGPDIHIVASGDPLLHGIGGTLVRLFGADKVRVLPHVSSITLACARLGWNVHETDVISLVTAEPHTAIRRGGQAIVLARNKDTPKALATALDAYGRGDSEFTVLELLGAPNERRRGGTARQWAHTAPGDIDDLNVIAIRYLPEDRTASLPDDAFIHDGQITKHGVRALTLATLNARPGQRLWDVGAGAGSIAVEWCRSAPGCTAVAFENDERRRLNIGFNAAASGVSVEVRGAAPDHFTGAAHPSAIFVGGGVTRPGLLDACLDHLSAGGRLVANAVTAESEAVLAQHYALRGGKLRRFQHYQGEPLGGFTGWRPQYPVTQWSVTKQ; this is translated from the coding sequence ATGATCATCGTGGTCGGCATCGGCGCAGACGGCACGCCTGGGCTTTCCGCGGCATCCAAGTCCGAATTACGAAGTGCTACCGTAATTTACGGCTCGAAGCGGCAGCTCGAGCTCGTCGACGACACCATTGAAGCGCCGCGACGGGAGTGGCCGTCACCCATGTTGCCGGCACTACAGGCGCTGTCGGCTGACGGCCCAGACATTCACATCGTCGCCAGCGGCGATCCGCTGCTGCATGGCATCGGCGGCACACTGGTCCGCCTGTTCGGCGCGGACAAGGTCCGTGTTCTGCCGCACGTTTCGTCGATCACCCTGGCCTGTGCCCGACTGGGCTGGAACGTCCACGAGACCGACGTGATCAGCCTGGTCACGGCTGAGCCGCACACCGCGATCCGCCGCGGCGGACAGGCGATCGTGCTGGCGCGCAACAAGGACACACCCAAGGCGCTGGCGACGGCGCTGGACGCCTATGGACGCGGCGACTCGGAGTTCACCGTGCTGGAACTTCTCGGCGCACCAAACGAGCGCCGCCGCGGCGGCACCGCACGGCAATGGGCGCACACGGCACCTGGCGACATCGACGATCTGAATGTGATCGCGATTCGCTACCTGCCCGAAGACCGCACGGCGTCGTTGCCCGACGACGCGTTCATCCACGACGGGCAGATCACCAAACATGGCGTCCGGGCGCTGACGCTGGCGACCCTGAACGCTCGGCCGGGCCAGCGATTGTGGGATGTCGGCGCGGGTGCGGGCAGCATCGCCGTCGAGTGGTGCCGCAGCGCGCCTGGTTGCACCGCGGTGGCGTTCGAAAACGACGAACGGCGCCGGCTCAATATCGGCTTCAACGCCGCGGCCAGCGGCGTCAGCGTCGAGGTGCGCGGCGCAGCGCCAGATCACTTCACCGGAGCGGCGCACCCCTCGGCAATTTTCGTGGGCGGTGGTGTAACCCGCCCGGGACTGCTCGACGCCTGCCTGGATCACTTGTCCGCAGGCGGGCGCCTGGTAGCCAACGCGGTGACGGCTGAATCCGAAGCCGTTCTGGCGCAGCACTATGCCTTGCGCGGCGGCAAGCTCCGGCGGTTTCAGCATTACCAGGGTGAACCGCTTGGCGGCTTTACCGGGTGGCGACCGCAATACCCCGTGACGCAGTGGTCGGTGACCAAGCAGTGA
- a CDS encoding SDR family NAD(P)-dependent oxidoreductase — translation MDDTRVGPLVIFGGRSEIGIELARRLAPGAIVVLAARNSSQLEHQKSALLGAGAEAVHTLEFDADDVASHGPLVQALIADHGPIGTAVLAFGILGDQGRAEHDAAHAVEIVHTDYVAQVSLLTHLASAMRSARQGSLVVFSSVAGVRVRRANYVYGSAKAGLDGFANGLADALHGSGVRLLIARPGFVIGRMTEGMTPAPLSSTPEEVAAATTRALAKGRRTVWIPWALRPMFFTLRLLPQRIWRRMPR, via the coding sequence GTGGACGACACCCGCGTTGGTCCGCTGGTAATTTTCGGCGGTCGCAGCGAGATCGGCATTGAACTCGCGCGGCGGCTGGCGCCGGGAGCGATCGTGGTGCTGGCGGCGCGCAACTCCAGCCAGCTGGAGCACCAGAAGTCCGCGCTCCTCGGCGCGGGAGCCGAAGCCGTGCACACCCTGGAATTCGACGCTGATGACGTCGCCTCGCACGGCCCACTGGTGCAGGCGCTCATCGCCGACCACGGTCCGATCGGCACCGCGGTCCTGGCCTTCGGGATCCTCGGGGACCAAGGCCGCGCCGAACACGATGCAGCCCACGCCGTCGAAATCGTGCACACCGATTACGTCGCCCAGGTCAGTCTGCTCACGCATCTGGCCTCGGCCATGCGCTCCGCTCGACAAGGGTCCTTAGTGGTGTTCTCTTCGGTTGCCGGGGTGCGGGTGCGCCGCGCCAATTACGTCTACGGTTCGGCCAAGGCGGGCCTGGACGGTTTCGCCAACGGGTTGGCCGACGCACTGCACGGAAGTGGGGTGCGGTTGTTGATTGCGCGACCGGGATTCGTGATTGGGCGTATGACGGAAGGAATGACGCCGGCGCCGCTGTCCAGTACCCCCGAAGAAGTCGCCGCCGCCACAACGCGGGCGCTGGCCAAGGGGCGACGCACTGTCTGGATACCATGGGCGCTGCGGCCCATGTTCTTCACACTGCGGCTGCTGCCGCAGCGCATCTGGCGCAGGATGCCCCGATGA
- a CDS encoding F420-dependent biliverdin reductase: protein MAKTTTRLTDDALAFLSERHLAMLTTLRTDNSPHVVAVGFTFDPKTHIARVITTGGSQKALNAERAGVAVLSQVDGARWLSLEGRALVNKELDAVRDAELRYAQRYRTPRANPRRVVIEVQIERVLGSSDLLDRG, encoded by the coding sequence ATGGCCAAGACCACGACCCGTCTCACCGACGATGCGCTGGCGTTCCTTTCCGAACGCCATCTGGCCATGTTGACCACGCTGCGCACCGACAACTCCCCGCATGTAGTGGCCGTGGGCTTCACTTTCGACCCCAAGACCCATATTGCCCGGGTGATCACCACCGGAGGTTCTCAGAAGGCTCTCAACGCTGAGCGAGCCGGAGTCGCGGTGCTCAGCCAGGTGGACGGGGCGCGGTGGCTCTCTCTGGAGGGCCGGGCGTTGGTGAATAAGGAACTTGACGCGGTGCGCGACGCCGAGCTTCGTTATGCCCAGCGCTATCGGACGCCCCGCGCCAATCCCCGGCGGGTAGTAATCGAGGTCCAGATCGAGCGGGTACTGGGCTCGTCGGATCTGCTGGACCGGGGCTAG
- a CDS encoding DUF2563 family protein, with protein sequence MFVDPALLHRGGSETQRAGDHAHQAAQQLSRMELLPQMFGDFAAAETLHALTGSVQVLHTRLLLRHREFLGDVSDSALLAAAEFIDMDKINAASVRAVWCTSAT encoded by the coding sequence GTGTTCGTCGACCCTGCTCTTCTGCACCGGGGCGGTAGTGAAACTCAACGGGCCGGTGACCACGCACACCAAGCGGCGCAACAGCTTTCGAGGATGGAGTTACTGCCGCAGATGTTCGGCGACTTCGCAGCCGCGGAGACTCTTCATGCCCTCACCGGGTCGGTCCAGGTTCTGCATACACGGCTGTTGCTGCGACACAGGGAATTCCTCGGTGACGTGAGCGACAGCGCCTTGCTGGCAGCGGCGGAGTTCATCGACATGGACAAGATCAACGCCGCGAGCGTGCGGGCGGTGTGGTGCACCTCCGCTACATAA
- a CDS encoding putative alpha/beta hydrolase produces MLLVDEAGGDPWAINGSLQRGRPAPIAALAKAFHDAGQLTREAESAFSEARRRFEAAWNRENGDNPINDAAEVQRATSSLGVQAGQLPQIAVDLESVAAVLAESQRAAAGRVHMLEIQLEAIDRQLGEAHSLLNSRGLPLTQEMALDDVINDLEQHAIGATTAALREIEHIREMYSDLLHRVKTRMRVEGGYDGAVAALDGPETATPESPIQAERDVHAALAGDQSAASRVNAVLNSITAEQLAGKAPLTPEQASALSQLQAQQHGMSIDALSTAEQRLGDQREMIANSWQLMSNPALAFPRTELKPGAVQGTDMVKGGEAQLPKNLQGLNWAWPAYLPQLDVIAKIMKAGNPAFQVNTDLDRRMIRHAAKVMDLLPWQRDLEITNVHQSTDEIMGSVVGNIFRAVSPDHPVVHDMVTGSEGKAFLDNMSRHFWSDGGKSAASLFNWVEGAACGPEAKLAAETAKGYGLYLGEHGADLLSLRGGHSMGEVNPQLVRSMAHGLTPYISNIAGIPGGSAVFGDFHDSPNELESGKMPFAKRVFSVLSTDKEASDYFNGAADREALIAEAAYARELATHATNLSSYNENLHNAMTLRGLVNLGIDSATRADTVNHTLSQDAAQQTAYDHRKSAYEAAARAITGVVGLVPDGGSIIGTGLGVLAIVAEKDFLGPAPTASSPSDYSMPYMSIGAADREILNAVIASGQQVTIEPNFLIDGRIGTPDELASRNPNLTSAHYDHALNEALTDLFAQDSGSAAGRPFMPDQDMMNRYNQFAKDSSR; encoded by the coding sequence GTGCTTCTGGTCGACGAGGCCGGGGGCGACCCGTGGGCAATCAATGGAAGCCTTCAACGCGGTCGACCCGCGCCGATCGCGGCACTGGCCAAGGCTTTTCATGACGCGGGACAGCTCACGCGCGAGGCCGAGTCGGCGTTCAGCGAAGCGCGTCGTCGCTTCGAGGCGGCATGGAACCGCGAGAACGGTGATAACCCGATCAACGACGCGGCCGAGGTGCAGCGCGCGACAAGTTCGCTGGGCGTGCAGGCAGGGCAGCTACCGCAGATCGCCGTCGACCTGGAATCGGTGGCGGCGGTGCTGGCGGAGTCGCAGCGAGCGGCCGCCGGCCGGGTCCACATGTTGGAGATTCAACTGGAGGCCATCGACCGGCAGCTTGGCGAGGCTCACTCGCTATTGAACTCACGCGGCCTGCCCTTGACGCAGGAAATGGCGCTCGACGACGTCATCAACGACCTCGAGCAGCATGCCATCGGAGCCACGACCGCGGCACTGCGCGAGATTGAACACATCCGAGAGATGTATTCAGACTTGTTGCACCGAGTGAAGACTCGGATGCGGGTAGAGGGTGGCTACGACGGGGCGGTTGCAGCACTAGACGGCCCGGAGACTGCGACGCCCGAATCGCCCATCCAGGCCGAACGGGACGTGCACGCCGCACTTGCCGGTGACCAGTCGGCGGCATCGCGGGTTAATGCTGTGCTGAACTCAATCACCGCCGAACAGCTGGCCGGAAAGGCGCCGCTGACGCCGGAGCAGGCATCAGCGTTGAGCCAGTTGCAGGCTCAACAGCACGGGATGTCGATCGATGCCCTGTCGACTGCCGAGCAACGCCTCGGTGACCAGCGAGAGATGATTGCCAACTCGTGGCAGTTGATGAGTAACCCCGCGCTTGCGTTCCCACGGACCGAGCTCAAACCTGGTGCCGTGCAGGGGACCGACATGGTGAAAGGTGGTGAGGCTCAACTGCCGAAAAATCTGCAGGGCTTGAACTGGGCCTGGCCCGCATACCTTCCGCAGCTTGACGTGATCGCGAAAATCATGAAAGCCGGCAATCCGGCGTTCCAGGTGAATACAGACCTCGATAGGCGAATGATTCGCCACGCTGCCAAAGTTATGGACCTCCTCCCGTGGCAGCGTGATCTCGAAATCACCAATGTCCACCAATCGACGGACGAGATCATGGGCTCGGTCGTCGGGAACATCTTTAGGGCGGTATCGCCGGATCACCCGGTGGTGCACGACATGGTAACTGGTTCCGAAGGAAAGGCATTTCTTGACAACATGTCTCGTCACTTCTGGTCAGACGGCGGCAAGAGTGCCGCCTCACTTTTCAACTGGGTAGAAGGTGCTGCGTGCGGACCCGAGGCGAAACTTGCCGCCGAGACAGCCAAGGGCTATGGGTTGTATCTGGGAGAGCACGGCGCCGACTTGCTGAGTCTTCGCGGCGGTCACTCGATGGGCGAGGTGAACCCACAACTAGTTCGGAGCATGGCGCACGGACTCACACCCTACATAAGCAACATCGCCGGAATTCCTGGTGGTTCGGCAGTTTTCGGCGATTTTCACGACTCGCCTAATGAACTGGAAAGCGGCAAGATGCCTTTCGCAAAGCGTGTCTTCTCGGTTCTCAGCACCGACAAAGAGGCATCAGACTACTTCAACGGCGCTGCCGACCGCGAGGCTCTGATTGCCGAGGCAGCTTACGCCCGGGAATTAGCAACGCACGCAACGAATCTGTCCAGCTACAACGAAAACCTGCACAACGCCATGACGTTGCGTGGGTTGGTCAATTTGGGTATCGACAGCGCAACCCGGGCCGATACGGTCAACCACACCCTGAGCCAGGACGCGGCACAGCAGACTGCATACGACCATCGCAAGTCCGCCTACGAAGCCGCCGCCAGGGCAATTACCGGGGTGGTGGGCTTAGTACCCGATGGCGGGTCCATTATCGGTACCGGACTCGGGGTGCTGGCCATCGTTGCCGAAAAAGACTTCCTTGGACCGGCCCCTACCGCATCATCCCCCAGCGACTACTCCATGCCCTACATGTCCATCGGTGCAGCCGACCGCGAGATCCTCAATGCCGTCATAGCGTCCGGGCAGCAGGTGACCATTGAGCCGAACTTTCTGATCGATGGCAGGATCGGTACGCCGGACGAATTGGCTAGCAGAAACCCGAATCTGACGTCCGCTCACTACGATCATGCTCTTAACGAGGCCTTGACCGACCTGTTCGCGCAGGATTCCGGTAGTGCTGCCGGCCGGCCATTCATGCCTGATCAGGACATGATGAATCGCTACAATCAGTTCGCCAAAGACTCAAGCCGTTAG